A stretch of the Nitrospiria bacterium genome encodes the following:
- a CDS encoding pyridoxine 5'-phosphate synthase has translation MARLGVNIDHVATLRQARGGSEPDPIAAAVLVELAGADGIVVHLREDRRHIKDRDLHLLRETVQTKLDLEMAPVEEIVKVALDVKPHMVTFVPERREELTTEGGLDVAGLRESLRGTVTLLHDAGIGVSLFIEPDMDQVKASHKIGADYIEIHTGRYVNARLQKEQDARFEAIEQTAKMAYKLGMGVNAGHGLDYRNIKRLLPIHEIVEYNIGHSIISRAVLVGLQQAVREMKDVLNKG, from the coding sequence ATGGCACGATTAGGCGTAAACATCGATCACGTGGCCACCTTGCGCCAGGCGCGGGGCGGAAGCGAACCGGACCCGATCGCGGCCGCCGTGCTGGTGGAGCTGGCCGGCGCGGACGGCATCGTGGTCCATCTTCGCGAAGACCGCCGCCACATCAAGGACCGCGACCTGCACCTCCTGCGTGAAACGGTCCAAACGAAGCTGGACCTGGAGATGGCCCCGGTGGAGGAGATCGTCAAGGTCGCGCTGGACGTCAAACCCCACATGGTCACCTTCGTTCCGGAGCGGCGGGAAGAGCTCACGACCGAAGGGGGCCTCGACGTGGCCGGCCTCCGTGAATCGCTCCGCGGCACGGTCACCCTGCTGCACGACGCCGGCATCGGGGTGAGCCTCTTCATCGAACCGGACATGGATCAGGTCAAAGCCTCGCATAAGATCGGCGCGGATTACATCGAAATCCATACCGGTCGTTACGTGAATGCCCGGCTGCAAAAGGAACAGGACGCCCGATTCGAGGCGATCGAGCAGACCGCCAAGATGGCTTACAAGCTGGGAATGGGCGTCAATGCCGGCCACGGCCTCGACTACCGGAACATCAAACGCCTGCTTCCGATCCATGAAATCGTCGAGTACAACATCGGCCACAGCATCATCTCGCGGGCCGTGCTGGTCGGACTTCAACAGGCCGTG
- a CDS encoding LPP20 family lipoprotein — translation MKEKSSRAMVLGFVLAALVPVLMTGCAGRQPAGAQPPEWVTKGSGAFKDSGNKVFYGVGAVTGVRNRPLAQTTSENRARAEITKIFETYTASLMKDYTASTTGGGAVTNASATSEEQYVEQAIKTFSSATLNGVMIIDHWSDPSDGTFYSLARLDLENFKNSLDKIKELNSAVRDYVKQNAEKSFDSLAAEEQKRGQ, via the coding sequence ATGAAAGAAAAGAGTTCAAGGGCGATGGTTCTCGGATTTGTCCTGGCGGCGCTGGTGCCGGTTTTGATGACGGGCTGCGCCGGTCGCCAGCCGGCCGGCGCCCAACCGCCGGAGTGGGTGACCAAGGGCAGCGGCGCATTCAAAGACTCGGGCAACAAGGTCTTCTACGGGGTCGGCGCCGTGACCGGCGTGCGGAACCGGCCGCTGGCGCAGACCACGTCCGAGAACCGGGCCCGGGCCGAAATCACCAAGATCTTCGAAACCTACACCGCGTCCCTGATGAAGGATTACACCGCATCCACGACCGGCGGAGGGGCGGTGACCAACGCGTCGGCGACGAGCGAAGAGCAGTATGTCGAGCAGGCGATCAAGACCTTCTCGTCCGCGACCCTGAACGGGGTGATGATCATCGATCACTGGAGCGATCCCTCCGACGGGACGTTCTACTCCCTGGCCCGTCTGGATCTGGAAAATTTCAAGAACAGCCTGGATAAGATCAAGGAATTGAACTCGGCCGTAAGGGATTATGTGAAACAAAACGCCGAGAAATCCTTCGACAGCCTGGCGGCCGAAGAACAAAAACGGGGCCAGTAA
- a CDS encoding trypsin-like peptidase domain-containing protein, which translates to MKRNHRVAIGVLLLAAAGFSARAAGAYTPKEIYESVGPGVVLILASDDGRMGMGGTGSILRADGLVITNAHVVINKETGRPYRRLSLFLKPDRVTGNMDRDLARRVEAKLVAYDASLDMALLRMENPPAGLTVVPLGNPDDVSIGDPVVAIGHPETGGLWTLTTGTISAEMEDFNGVKGKDIFQTETSLNRGNSGGPLLDGAGAMVGVNTMISRKAADGLTITSINFALKSSVAQHWLASQGVSVAYASGSKPPGESSGTPPRAVESAGTPAPSSPPVMEKPVTPVRKPAGEAASPPPGATPPAKDEKPAPKVLTEKRPYDLDRLIADQMKEMEDLMEEMHKKFR; encoded by the coding sequence ATGAAACGCAATCATCGAGTCGCCATCGGTGTCCTGCTTCTCGCGGCCGCAGGATTTTCCGCGCGTGCGGCCGGGGCCTATACCCCCAAGGAGATCTATGAAAGCGTCGGGCCGGGGGTGGTTCTGATCCTCGCGAGCGACGACGGCCGGATGGGGATGGGCGGAACGGGCTCGATCCTTCGGGCCGACGGGCTGGTGATCACCAACGCCCACGTCGTGATCAACAAGGAGACGGGCCGACCGTACCGGCGCTTGAGCCTGTTCTTAAAACCGGATCGCGTGACCGGGAACATGGACAGGGACCTGGCCCGCCGCGTCGAGGCGAAGCTGGTGGCCTACGACGCGTCGCTGGACATGGCCCTGCTCCGGATGGAAAACCCGCCGGCCGGGCTGACCGTGGTGCCCCTCGGGAATCCGGACGACGTGTCGATCGGGGACCCCGTGGTGGCGATCGGACATCCGGAAACCGGCGGGCTGTGGACCTTGACGACCGGCACGATCAGCGCCGAGATGGAGGATTTCAACGGGGTGAAGGGGAAGGATATCTTTCAGACCGAAACCAGCCTGAACCGCGGCAACTCCGGAGGGCCGCTGCTCGACGGAGCCGGGGCCATGGTGGGGGTCAATACGATGATCTCCCGGAAAGCGGCGGACGGGTTGACGATCACCTCGATCAATTTCGCCCTCAAGTCGAGCGTCGCGCAACACTGGCTGGCCTCGCAGGGCGTGAGCGTCGCGTACGCCTCCGGTTCAAAACCTCCGGGGGAATCGTCCGGGACGCCGCCCCGGGCCGTCGAGAGTGCCGGAACGCCGGCTCCGTCGTCTCCTCCGGTCATGGAAAAGCCGGTCACGCCGGTCCGGAAGCCGGCGGGGGAAGCGGCGAGCCCGCCGCCCGGGGCGACACCTCCCGCGAAGGATGAAAAGCCGGCGCCCAAGGTCCTGACCGAGAAGAGGCCCTACGACCTGGACCGGCTGATCGCGGACCAAATGAAGGAAATGGAAGACCTGATGGAAGAGATGCATAAAAAATTTCGGTAA
- the lpoB gene encoding penicillin-binding protein activator LpoB produces MRPIAVLFVLLSTVLVGCATTKVERVGADTTTDLSGRWNDTDSRLVSDEMIKDVLSRPWLDRFSKEHGGKAPTVIVGTVTNRSSEHINVQTFTEDLQRALTNDGRVQFVASKSEREEVREERQEQQSQASQETAKGLGKEIGADYMLKGTINSILDEAGGVKAVYYQIDLQLFDVEKNLLVWSGQKKIKKIVEKSRLGF; encoded by the coding sequence ATGCGTCCTATTGCAGTTCTGTTTGTCCTGTTGTCAACCGTCCTCGTCGGCTGCGCGACGACCAAGGTGGAGCGGGTCGGCGCCGACACGACGACCGATCTGTCCGGACGATGGAACGACACCGACTCCCGCCTGGTATCGGATGAGATGATCAAGGATGTGTTGTCCCGGCCGTGGCTCGACCGGTTTTCCAAGGAGCACGGCGGCAAGGCGCCGACCGTGATCGTCGGAACCGTCACGAATCGGAGCAGCGAGCACATCAACGTCCAGACCTTTACCGAAGATTTGCAGCGCGCCCTGACCAACGACGGCCGGGTCCAGTTCGTCGCGTCCAAGTCCGAGCGTGAAGAGGTGCGCGAAGAACGTCAGGAGCAGCAATCCCAGGCCTCCCAGGAGACCGCCAAAGGCCTCGGGAAAGAGATCGGCGCCGACTACATGCTCAAGGGGACGATCAATTCGATTCTGGACGAGGCCGGCGGGGTGAAGGCGGTCTACTACCAGATCGACCTGCAGCTCTTCGACGTCGAGAAAAACCTGCTGGTTTGGTCCGGACAGAAAAAAATCAAGAAGATCGTCGAGAAGAGCCGTCTCGGGTTCTGA
- a CDS encoding LPP20 family lipoprotein, which yields MAFDRTRPCATRRVWGTRTAWIVGLILSLGPASPVRAATEPDWVNGSGKKYPAEMYLTGVGYADTRQAAEDRAYAAISKIFTAEINSKTEEWEKYLQSDSKGRTEDSRQINIEQATEVSTKKVLENVTIAESWLDESKALYYALAVMDRPHATSALRDRIASLDLKVDELLKQAKQGDHKLQTVRALHSAVANLLLREAYNAELRVVNPAGKGSESDVSLAGTNRELREFLAKNFKIAVAVGGDNSEAIRAAIVEGLNRQGLPVASAVSAADSRPDLLVKGSVTLDPVQLPASGTPRTHFVRWAAAFDLTDEASQQVIGSVARQGREGHLTAAEAEARALRTAEQEVAGEVGGQIADFIYGKEEQ from the coding sequence ATGGCTTTCGATCGCACCAGACCTTGTGCCACGCGCCGTGTTTGGGGGACCCGGACGGCATGGATCGTCGGGCTGATCCTGTCGTTGGGCCCGGCCTCTCCCGTCCGCGCCGCGACCGAGCCGGATTGGGTGAACGGATCGGGCAAGAAGTATCCCGCTGAGATGTACCTCACCGGCGTCGGCTATGCGGACACCCGCCAGGCGGCGGAGGACCGGGCCTATGCCGCGATCTCGAAGATTTTCACGGCCGAGATCAATTCCAAGACGGAGGAATGGGAAAAATACCTCCAGTCGGATTCGAAGGGACGGACCGAGGACAGCCGGCAGATCAACATCGAGCAGGCGACGGAGGTCTCGACCAAGAAGGTGCTGGAAAACGTGACGATCGCCGAGAGCTGGCTGGACGAGTCCAAGGCGCTCTACTACGCCCTGGCCGTCATGGACCGGCCTCACGCCACGTCGGCCCTTCGGGACCGGATCGCCTCGCTGGATCTCAAGGTGGACGAGTTGTTGAAACAGGCCAAACAGGGGGACCACAAGCTTCAAACCGTCCGGGCCCTCCATTCGGCGGTCGCAAATCTTCTGCTCCGCGAGGCGTACAACGCGGAGCTCCGCGTCGTCAACCCGGCGGGGAAGGGGTCCGAAAGCGACGTCAGCCTGGCCGGGACCAACCGGGAGCTTCGCGAGTTCCTGGCCAAAAATTTCAAGATCGCGGTGGCGGTCGGAGGCGACAACAGCGAGGCGATCCGAGCGGCGATCGTGGAAGGCTTGAACCGTCAGGGCCTGCCGGTCGCCTCGGCCGTTTCCGCCGCCGATTCCCGGCCCGACCTGCTGGTCAAGGGTTCGGTGACCCTTGACCCGGTGCAGCTTCCGGCAAGCGGGACGCCGCGGACTCATTTCGTGCGCTGGGCGGCGGCCTTTGACCTCACCGACGAAGCCTCGCAGCAGGTGATCGGAAGCGTGGCCCGGCAGGGGCGCGAAGGACACCTGACGGCCGCGGAGGCCGAGGCCCGCGCGTTGCGGACGGCCGAGCAGGAGGTGGCCGGCGAGGTCGGCGGCCAGATCGCCGATTTCATCTACGGAAAGGAGGAACAGTGA
- a CDS encoding sigma 54-interacting transcriptional regulator: MDPQDQSAEYSVLQADSRQYQTLLEVSKSIAAHRDLKALLQDLAKRIPSVEPFEYIGLILHDPERNRMRAYYIGTSDNDSLPPGLELPVEESAGGWVYQTQRPLVVPRLEGEARFPKVTEILRKIGAQSYCMFPLTTAVRRLGAMFIARKSPSEFKEAEKDFLQQVVNQVAVTVDNVLNYESGQLAQRQLALERDRLRLLLEVTESIASHRDPEELFRDLARRLPPVVPFDYINVVLHEPARDTMRLCFLVTAKPSTFKLGQELSIDESPGGLVWKTQQPLSVNDIAQERRFPWLMTKLRENGVQSFCVVPLTTAQRRLGAMGFGTFQKRAYQEAELTFMRQVANQVAVAVDNALNYEAVQASQQKLARERDRQQLLLEINNAVVSNLELEDVFTAISASLRKVIQHDGSSLVLYNPETGLLRVHVLDFANNTSFVEEKQADSNCNSPAGIAIASGEPELFGEQDLKRMSSECQMAQRLIAVGVKSLCCIPLFSHNRVLGTLNLGRRRDDAFGREEVDLLRQAAQQIAIAVENGLAYREIAELKEKLDKEKLYLEEEIRTEYNFEQIIGESAALKRILKQVETVSPTDSTVLIQGETGTGKELIARAIHNLSGRRERTFVKMNCAAIPTGLLESELFGHEKGAFTGAIAQKVGRFELAHQGTIFLDEVGDIPLELQSKLLRVIQEQEFERLGSTKTIKVNVRLVAATNQALAQMVADKRFRGDLYYRLNVFPIRVPPLRERPEDIPLLVRYFAQQYSRQMKKEIETIPAETMTELSRYHWPGNIRELENLIERSVILSQGPDLRVSLGEFKMQTTPASDGEATLEAAERKHILNALRETNWVIGGPSGAAARLGMKRTTLQSKIQKLGISRHT, from the coding sequence ATGGACCCGCAGGATCAATCGGCGGAATATTCAGTTCTACAGGCCGACTCCCGGCAGTACCAGACGCTGCTCGAGGTCTCGAAGTCCATCGCCGCGCATCGCGACCTCAAGGCCTTGCTTCAGGACCTGGCCAAGCGGATTCCTTCGGTGGAGCCGTTCGAATACATCGGACTCATCCTGCACGATCCCGAGCGCAATAGGATGCGAGCCTATTACATCGGGACAAGCGATAACGACAGCCTTCCCCCCGGTCTTGAACTGCCGGTGGAGGAATCCGCCGGCGGATGGGTCTATCAAACCCAGCGGCCGCTGGTGGTGCCGCGTCTCGAGGGCGAGGCCCGATTTCCGAAGGTAACCGAGATCCTCAGGAAAATCGGAGCGCAGTCCTACTGCATGTTTCCCCTGACGACGGCGGTGCGGCGCCTGGGCGCGATGTTCATCGCCCGAAAGAGTCCGTCGGAGTTCAAGGAGGCCGAGAAGGATTTCCTTCAACAGGTCGTCAACCAGGTCGCGGTCACGGTGGACAACGTGCTCAACTACGAAAGCGGGCAGCTCGCCCAGCGGCAGCTCGCGCTCGAGCGCGACCGGCTGCGTCTTCTCCTGGAGGTGACGGAATCGATCGCATCGCACCGCGACCCGGAGGAGCTGTTTCGGGATCTCGCCCGGCGTCTTCCTCCGGTCGTGCCCTTCGATTACATCAACGTGGTCCTGCACGAGCCGGCGCGCGATACCATGCGCCTCTGCTTCCTGGTGACCGCGAAACCCAGCACCTTCAAGCTGGGACAGGAACTGTCCATCGATGAATCGCCCGGGGGCCTGGTCTGGAAGACCCAGCAACCTCTGAGCGTGAACGACATCGCCCAGGAGCGCCGCTTCCCGTGGCTGATGACAAAGCTGCGTGAGAACGGCGTCCAATCCTTCTGCGTGGTCCCCCTGACAACGGCGCAGCGCCGTCTGGGGGCGATGGGGTTCGGGACCTTTCAGAAGAGGGCCTATCAGGAGGCCGAACTCACCTTCATGCGGCAGGTGGCCAATCAAGTGGCCGTCGCGGTGGACAATGCGCTCAATTACGAGGCGGTCCAGGCTTCTCAGCAAAAACTGGCGCGGGAGCGGGACCGTCAGCAGCTTTTATTGGAAATCAATAACGCGGTGGTCTCCAACCTGGAATTGGAAGACGTCTTCACCGCGATCAGCGCCTCGCTGCGGAAGGTCATTCAGCACGACGGTTCCAGCCTGGTGCTGTACAACCCGGAGACCGGTCTTCTCCGCGTCCACGTGCTCGACTTCGCGAACAACACCAGCTTCGTCGAGGAGAAACAGGCGGACTCGAACTGCAATTCACCGGCCGGGATCGCCATCGCCTCGGGAGAGCCGGAGCTGTTCGGGGAGCAGGACCTGAAGCGGATGTCGTCCGAATGCCAAATGGCGCAGCGGCTCATCGCCGTGGGGGTGAAATCCCTCTGCTGCATTCCGTTGTTCTCCCACAACCGGGTGCTGGGTACGCTTAATTTGGGCCGGCGACGGGACGACGCGTTCGGTCGGGAAGAGGTCGATCTTCTGCGGCAGGCGGCTCAACAGATCGCCATTGCGGTCGAAAATGGACTGGCCTATCGGGAAATCGCCGAGCTGAAGGAAAAGCTCGACAAGGAGAAACTCTATCTTGAGGAAGAAATCCGCACCGAGTACAATTTCGAGCAGATCATCGGCGAAAGCGCGGCGTTGAAGCGCATTCTGAAGCAGGTGGAAACGGTCTCTCCCACGGACTCCACGGTGCTGATCCAGGGCGAGACCGGAACCGGAAAAGAGCTGATCGCGCGGGCCATCCACAACCTGAGCGGTCGGCGCGAGCGGACCTTCGTCAAGATGAACTGTGCGGCCATCCCGACGGGCCTGCTGGAAAGCGAATTATTCGGACACGAGAAGGGCGCGTTCACCGGGGCCATCGCCCAAAAAGTCGGCCGTTTCGAACTGGCCCATCAGGGGACGATCTTTCTCGATGAGGTCGGCGACATCCCGCTGGAGCTTCAGTCCAAGTTGCTGCGGGTGATCCAGGAACAGGAGTTCGAGCGCCTCGGGAGCACGAAAACCATCAAGGTGAACGTCCGCCTGGTGGCGGCGACGAACCAGGCCCTGGCCCAGATGGTCGCCGACAAGCGCTTCCGCGGCGACCTCTACTACCGCCTGAACGTGTTTCCCATCAGGGTCCCTCCCCTCCGGGAGCGTCCCGAGGACATCCCCTTGCTCGTCCGATATTTTGCCCAGCAATATTCGCGGCAGATGAAAAAAGAGATCGAGACGATACCGGCCGAGACGATGACGGAGCTCTCCCGGTATCATTGGCCGGGCAACATCCGGGAGCTCGAAAACTTGATCGAGCGTTCCGTCATCCTGTCCCAGGGACCCGATCTCCGTGTTTCGCTCGGAGAATTTAAAATGCAGACCACGCCGGCTTCCGATGGGGAGGCCACCTTGGAAGCGGCCGAGCGCAAACACATCCTCAACGCGCTCCGGGAAACCAACTGGGTGATCGGGGGGCCCTCCGGCGCCGCCGCCCGCCTCGGAATGAAACGGACGACCTTGCAATCCAAGATTCAAAAGCTCGGCATTTCCCGCCATACCTAA
- a CDS encoding DUF2917 domain-containing protein has product MRTNFESETTISPQEIRLSENAFWSVHGRSNEIEIECREGMVWITEEGDHRDLVLHAGQRFRNEKRGLIIVQALAGAKITVNGGRSG; this is encoded by the coding sequence ATGAGGACGAATTTCGAGTCCGAGACGACGATCAGTCCGCAGGAAATCAGGTTGAGCGAGAATGCCTTCTGGTCGGTCCATGGCCGTTCCAATGAAATTGAGATCGAGTGTCGGGAAGGCATGGTATGGATCACGGAGGAGGGCGATCACCGCGACCTCGTCCTGCACGCGGGGCAACGGTTCAGAAATGAAAAGCGGGGGCTGATCATCGTCCAGGCGCTCGCGGGCGCGAAGATAACCGTAAACGGCGGGCGGAGCGGATGA
- a CDS encoding MBL fold metallo-hydrolase, translating into MHNAQDTIEQRPHGKILTSFPKLIDGPVYLNGHNAVSSYGANSYFIKSQGGNWLVDSPRFDPALVEQFRKWGGIRYIFLTHRDDVADADRYARAFGADRIIHEGDRSAQPDAEMILKGDEDVVMAPARLIHTPGHTRGHGVLLWNGKYLFTGDHLSWSPEDQALRSGRDYCWYSWKEQTRSVEKLARHAGIEWVLPGHGGRKQVPVGEFPKWVQETAQWMKGRT; encoded by the coding sequence ATGCATAACGCACAAGACACAATCGAACAGAGGCCGCACGGGAAGATTCTTACATCGTTCCCCAAACTCATCGACGGGCCCGTCTATCTCAACGGCCACAACGCCGTGAGCTCTTACGGGGCCAACAGCTACTTCATCAAAAGCCAGGGCGGGAACTGGCTGGTGGATTCCCCGCGATTTGACCCGGCCCTGGTCGAACAGTTCCGGAAATGGGGAGGGATCCGGTATATCTTCCTGACCCATCGGGATGACGTCGCCGATGCGGACCGCTATGCACGGGCGTTTGGGGCGGACCGGATCATTCATGAGGGGGACCGTTCGGCTCAGCCGGATGCCGAGATGATTTTGAAGGGCGACGAGGATGTCGTTATGGCCCCGGCCCGTCTGATTCACACCCCGGGCCACACCCGAGGACATGGCGTGCTTCTCTGGAATGGAAAATATCTGTTCACGGGAGATCACCTCTCCTGGTCGCCGGAGGACCAGGCCCTGCGATCCGGCCGGGATTACTGCTGGTATTCCTGGAAGGAGCAGACCCGCTCCGTCGAGAAGCTGGCCCGCCATGCCGGCATCGAATGGGTCCTGCCCGGCCATGGGGGACGAAAGCAGGTCCCCGTCGGCGAATTTCCAAAATGGGTCCAAGAAACGGCGCAGTGGATGAAGGGGCGAACTTAA
- a CDS encoding efflux RND transporter periplasmic adaptor subunit codes for METQGKKIRLQRTRWIVVSVLLFVLAGVSFLITAARNGTAENRQSLNGGMPPPQVSVAVVEPRDLPATFEYVGQVDGVREVEVRPRISGILEHWNYREGAPVEAGESLFTIDPEPFRAALDKAEADLASAEAVLSRAKRDTVRLKPLWEAKAVSQKAYDDAVSSEQIAAANVEAARAAATQARLNLSYTRVEAPISGITSRALKSEGSLVEAQKTLLTTISQIDPIHVIFSFTDTEYLGFTRAVSEGRLSLPKDGRFDVRLKLSDGSEYAQSGRVDFTDVRVNSSTGTIEARAVMPNPRHLLRPGQFVRVQLFGAVRPGAIAIPQRAVLEGPNTKIVMTVNAQGLVEPRPVQVGDWSGDEWVITGGLKPGDRVIVDGVVKARPGSPVQIAQASAPNQPHPAQEAGAALAAEP; via the coding sequence ATGGAAACGCAAGGGAAGAAAATAAGACTACAGCGCACCAGGTGGATTGTCGTATCCGTTTTGCTTTTTGTCCTGGCCGGGGTCTCGTTTCTGATCACGGCGGCTCGGAATGGGACCGCAGAAAACCGCCAGAGTCTGAACGGGGGCATGCCGCCGCCCCAGGTCAGCGTGGCCGTCGTGGAGCCTCGCGACCTTCCGGCGACGTTTGAATACGTGGGCCAGGTCGACGGCGTGCGGGAGGTCGAGGTGCGCCCGCGCATTTCCGGAATCCTGGAGCACTGGAACTACAGGGAGGGGGCGCCGGTGGAGGCGGGAGAGAGCCTCTTCACCATCGATCCGGAGCCGTTCCGGGCCGCGCTGGACAAAGCCGAGGCGGATCTCGCCAGCGCCGAAGCCGTGCTGTCCCGGGCGAAGCGGGACACCGTTCGTCTGAAACCGTTATGGGAAGCGAAGGCCGTGAGCCAGAAGGCGTATGACGATGCGGTTTCCTCGGAACAGATCGCAGCCGCCAACGTGGAAGCGGCGCGGGCGGCGGCGACACAGGCGCGCCTGAACCTTTCCTATACCCGCGTCGAGGCCCCGATTTCCGGCATTACCAGCCGGGCGCTCAAATCGGAAGGCAGCCTCGTCGAGGCCCAGAAGACGCTGCTGACGACCATTTCGCAGATCGATCCGATCCACGTGATTTTCAGCTTCACCGATACGGAGTATCTGGGCTTCACCCGCGCCGTGTCCGAGGGGCGGCTGAGCTTGCCGAAGGACGGCCGATTCGACGTGCGCTTGAAACTCTCCGACGGCAGCGAGTACGCCCAGTCGGGCCGGGTGGACTTCACGGATGTGCGGGTAAATTCCAGCACGGGAACGATCGAGGCCCGGGCGGTCATGCCCAATCCCCGGCACCTGCTGCGCCCCGGCCAGTTTGTGCGCGTGCAGCTCTTCGGCGCGGTTCGACCCGGCGCGATCGCGATCCCGCAGCGCGCGGTGCTGGAAGGCCCGAACACAAAGATCGTCATGACCGTGAACGCCCAGGGTCTGGTTGAGCCGCGGCCGGTGCAGGTCGGCGACTGGTCCGGCGACGAGTGGGTCATCACCGGAGGGCTCAAGCCCGGAGACCGGGTCATCGTCGACGGCGTCGTCAAGGCGCGTCCCGGTTCCCCCGTGCAGATCGCCCAGGCGTCCGCACCCAATCAACCCCATCCGGCCCAAGAGGCCGGCGCCGCCCTCGCGGCCGAACCGTAA